In Candidatus Planktophila versatilis, the genomic window GAAGGATTATTCGCGCCACAACACGAAGGTTATCGCTAAATTTCTAATCACCACTTTTCCGCTATCCCCTTGCTAAGGTCTGCGTCATGGAGATGAGACGGGCTGGAAATAGTGGCCTCACACTCTCTCGGCTGGGTCTGGGCACCATGACATGGGGTCGAGATACCGATACGCACGAGGCGGCAGATCAATGCCGTGCCTATATCGAAGCTGGTGGCAACTTCCTTGATACCTCTCCTACCTTTGGCGACGGAGATAGCGAGCGAGTTATTGGTGGACTGATTGGAACGCTCTTTGATCGCGCCGATGTAGTGATTGCTACGAAGGCGGGTGTTTCACATCCAGGCGGTGTTCGCACCGTAAATAACTCTCGCACCACACTCATTGCAGAATTAGATAAATCACTATCGCGACTAGAAACCGATTATGTAGATATCTGGCAGATTCAGATGTGGGATGAACATACCCCGCTAGAAGACACTCTCTCGGCTCTCGATTACGCATACACATCGGGGAAAGCTCGCCATGTTGGAGTTTCTAATTTCTCTGGCTGGCAAAGTGCGCGAGCAATAACCATTCAAGAGAGTAATTCCGCAAAAGCACCGATAGTCTCGAATCAAATTGAATACTCGCTGCTCAATCGAAGCGCGGAAGAGGAAATACTTCCCTGTGCTCGAGCAACTGGGATTGGGGCTTTAGCCTGGGCGCCCTTGGGTCGTGGAGTCTTAACAGGAAAGTATCGAACTGGGATTCCCAGTGATTCGCGCGCTGCAGCCCCGCACTTTGTGAAACATGTTGAGCCTTATTTGAATGAGAAGTCGACCCGAATAGTTGAAGCAGTATCTGTAGCAGCTAGCGGTCTTGGCTACTCCCCGTTGGAAGTTGCTCTCGCATGGGTGCGAGACACCCCTGGAATAACAAGTGCGATAGTGGGAGCTAGAACTGGTGGCCAACTTCGTGGAATTTTGAAATCCGAAGAAATATCTTTGCCAGATATCGTTCGCAGCGTGCTCGATGAAATCTCTGCTTAAGCCTGCTCTAGAAATTCCTTCAGTACCTGAACCCCAAAGTGAAGGCCAGAGATTGGCACGCGCTCATCTACCCCGTGGAATAAAGACATGAAATCCAAATCTTGCGGAAGGCGCAGTGGGCTAAATCCATA contains:
- a CDS encoding aldo/keto reductase; its protein translation is MEMRRAGNSGLTLSRLGLGTMTWGRDTDTHEAADQCRAYIEAGGNFLDTSPTFGDGDSERVIGGLIGTLFDRADVVIATKAGVSHPGGVRTVNNSRTTLIAELDKSLSRLETDYVDIWQIQMWDEHTPLEDTLSALDYAYTSGKARHVGVSNFSGWQSARAITIQESNSAKAPIVSNQIEYSLLNRSAEEEILPCARATGIGALAWAPLGRGVLTGKYRTGIPSDSRAAAPHFVKHVEPYLNEKSTRIVEAVSVAASGLGYSPLEVALAWVRDTPGITSAIVGARTGGQLRGILKSEEISLPDIVRSVLDEISA